TTCTAGTGCCAGTACCAATTAACGCGGTAAACCAGACATTGGTGGTACCGGTGCCGGCCAGACTACCGCCGCTTGGCGAATTCCTCTCGGTCTCCAGCTCGTTCCTGCTCTGGTTCTCTGTGTCGGTTCttgcttccttcctttctcccccCGATGGCTCATGCTTAAAGGCAAGTGCTTGTCTCCTGCTTTCAATCGACATATCGcttatcatcatcctgATAGGTCGTGAGGAGGAATGTCTTACCAACTTGGCCATGCTCCGAAAGTCTACCGAGGATGCCCCCGAAGTCCAGTACGAGTTCCGTGCCCTTCAGGCCGAGCGTCTTGTCGAGCGTGAGGCCGCCAAGGAGCGATACGGCCAGGAGGACGTCAACTTCCGAGTCACCATGGCCGAATACAAGAGGTTGTTCACTACCAAGCCCCTACTTCACCGACTCATGCTTGGTGCCGGTTGCCAGACTTTGCAACAATGGACTGGTATCAACGCTATCATCTACTACGCTCCTACTATCTTCGAACAGATCGGTCTTAGTGGTGCCGGTGCTGGTGGTACCATTAGTCTTTTGGCCACTGGTATCGTCGGTATCGTCCAGTTTGTCTTCACTATCCCTGCCGTCCTTTTCGTCGACAACGTGTGTACCCTTTTTTTTACAATGACTCTCAACACATTTGCAGTAACTGACAGCCTGGTATAGTTCGGTCGAAAGCCTCTCCTTGCCTGGGGCGAAGCTAACATGGGCATCTCTCACGCTATTATTGCCGCTATCGTTGCCGTCTACGGTGACAAATTCGATACCAACAAGAAGGCTGGTAACGCCGCTGTCTTCTTTGTAAGTCGCATGATACTAGCAGACAATCGAGCAGCCGCTAACGGTTACATATCAGATCTACTGGTACATTGCCAACTTTGCCTGCACCTGGGGTCCCTTAGCTTGGGTTGTATCCGCTGAAGTCTTCCCTCTCGACATGCGTGCTAAGGGTATGAGTGTCTCTTCCGGTGCGAACTGGATTGTACGCCTTCTTCAGTATGTTGCCACTGTCAACCTCGCTAATCACCATTATAGATGAACTTCACCGTGGCCATGGTTACCCCTCACATGATCGAAAGCATTGGCTACAAGACTTACATCGTCTTCATGTGCTTCTGTGTTGTCGGCTTCTTGTacgccatcttcatccttcccGAGCTCAAGGGTCTCTCTCTCGAAGAGGTCGACCAGCTCTTCCACGACACTTCTGGTGCTGAGGACCGAGCACGACGAGAGCGTATTGCTGCCCAGATTGGTTTGGACAAGGTTGCCAACCAGATTCAGCACCAGGAGAAGGCCAATGATTCCCAAGTTTAAAGAAATGTTGTTTTATGTCTTCACTTCGTTCTCGAGTTTCGCCGTTATAGTAGCATCTTATCAAGCTGGGTAAGTAGGTAGAATTTAGAATTTTAGAGTCTTCATACTGGTAATGCAGCATTAGCATTTATGTTATCATCTCATTCCACGCAGTCATTCACGGATGGCTGATCCTCAACGTCGGTTATGAGCAGCATTTGTCGATTCGTCTGCCATAATTATGTTATCCACTTCATTAAAGACTCTCAATCTTCATGCCACATAATAAAATAACCGGAGGCAACCCTGGCGAAAATTATGCCCATTTCTCCACGGGTCATGAGTCGGGATTCAATCCGCGACGCTTAGAAGTTTCCTCAAAATGATTAAATGGGTTTTGGAAAGTCGAATCGTTGTCCTCTTCAGTATCATTGAAATGCAAAAAAGCCTCTGACTGTTGGCATCTGGTCCGATAGTAGCTTCTTCCGGAAAGTGGGCCTGGGTTCCGGTTGTTCAACAATCATGGTTTGGAACCAAAATATTGGCCGATCGGGAGGATGGAGCCCAACGAGAAAGAGCGAGGTCGACAAGTTCACTCATTGCTGTGGATAGATCATTGATCACATACGAAAGAGGGTAGAGGAACCTAACATGATCGCGCGAGGGAGGAAGATTATATTCGAGTCCCTGTTTCTGCCGGCGCTCAGCATTTCTGCGAGACATATCAGTATAAATAAGCTGTTTTATCATTTTGAATGAGATGATACATGCCAAGTATTCAGTTTGACTAGAAGGTCGTGGTCAACTGTATAGTGCTGCTATTGGAAAAATTGGTTTGAGCTGTGTCAGAATTTAGCCTTACAGATCTTCGTGAAGCCCAACTCCCGCCCAAACCTCCAGCGCCGTCATGTCATAGGCCTCTTCCCCCATTATACCGCCATCTAAGCCATCAGCACCATTGCTGCCATCATTTCCCAGCTTAGTACCAGATGgactgaaaaaaaagccTAAGCGTTGGCCTCTCGATCAATGCTCGCAAAGGCTAGCCAGTCAGCCGAAAGACACACTTTCCTGGACAACTCACAGTCTTATCCATACATTTCCAGCCAATGAAACTTTTCCCTCGAGCATTTGATATCATCTTGTCGATAAATCATAGTAGAACTGAAGTCATTGATCACCGGGCGATATGGCTTGTGTCCGCATGAACTGAAGGGTGTATTCGTAGGGTAGATAATCCGGGGAAAAGAGAACATTGATACTGATATATGCTGGAGAGATGGCTAACGTAGTCATCTTGATAAACTCAAACTACTTAACTGGGGCCGTAGTCGATATGGGAGGACGAATGATGAGACGAACAAAATACCGCTGTTCCATTGATAGCGATTAATTATGGGTGCCGAAAAAGCTCGTGCGGGAGAGAAAAGCGGAAATACAAAACATGGTGTCTCGATTTACCATTTCTATGGCGACACCAGAGAGTAACAgtggtggaaagaggtgCAATGTAAATAAATGCACCGTGTGTGTACATCAAAACGAGAAATAAAATGAAGTCAGAATTGGCACTTGGCTAGTAATCTTGAAGATTACGTAACAACATGTTGCAAAAGACAGACGCGTCGCGTACCGGATTGTGGAAACGACGAGCAATCAAATCACTGAATCATCTCTGACTTGCGAGTTTCATTATTCTTCTCTGTTCTCTGTTCCTCATACCCATCCCTTGTTGCAGGCAAATCACACGATGTCCCACGAACTCTCACCTCTCTTCGACCTCGAAAATACTCCCGCCTCGCCaatctccccttctctcgcatcatctcctccctctttaCCCTCCAGCAAACTCAAGCGCCTCTCTTTAGTCGCGAAACCGAGAACGTCGTCTCTTGATATTGAGAGGGAAATACCGGTATCCGCAGCTTATGTGCGAAGTTTGACACCAACAACGATACCCTCTACACCAACTAACAATCCTCGTCGAATCCGACATTCTGTCATCGGAAACCCAGCTGGAATTACATATTCGCCTTCGCCAGCCGGAACAGCAGGAAGACCAAGTGCAAGTTCCATGGGTTTGAAAAATGGGGAAAGCGTTCATAGTTCAAGGGGAGCCTATATCCAAAGTCCCTACGGGAGCTCGATCAACGTTAGACACGAGGGGGTCGAAGCTGACCGTCAAAGGGTCAGTGAAAGTGAGGAGTCACAAACGCTTGACCCTCAAACATTCATGAATAGGTGTGTTCCCCAGCACATTAGATTGACGGTTCCTTCATGCTGATTTCCGGTCTTTTAATAGACATGCCGATCTCTTACGACTTATTGCGCAGAAAGAACGTCGGGTGCACGAGCTGAGAGACGGTAAGTGTTTTAGTCGTTGTATGTCACGCTATATGATGGAggtggcggcggtgagAAACTCGAAAGAAAAGGCGGCAGATACTTTGCGGGATTGTCTCGCCGATGTACTAGAACGACGCAGCAGTTGAGCGTGACGATGTGGTATTCGAGAGCTCTGCTGATCCTATTTTAAACAGAacttcaacaacaagaatCGTCCCTCGAATCACTCAAAGCCCAATGGTCCTCCCTTGTTTCACTTGCTGCACCATCCTCTGCCGCTCGACCTCGACCTGCAACCCCTATATCACCCTCCCGCCTGCGCCATCCTCGGACGCGCGGTAGTCTAGCCTCGACCTcaacatccttctccacctctgAATCAGTCaccccatcttcctcttctctcgctACTATTGGCGGGTCTTCCACAAATTTGCACCgtcattcttcctcctcatcacGCATGCTCACCCAACCCAATCCCAGCGACAATGTCAacggtggaggagggttAGAAAAAGCCTTATCAGGTATAATAACCCATACAGAAGAATATCTCGGCCCCGAAGTCGTGCAAGGGGGAATCAAGTTTCTGGGTAACTTGTGGAAAACGGTGggagctgctgctggggGAACTGTTCCCGTGCCGCCAATCGCagaaggggagggagatacacgagggagagaagagaagtgTTTGATGAATGAAGCTGAGGAACAGGATGAAACGAAAGATCATTGCAAGTCCGACGGGTCCAAGTTTTGATTTGTGAGTGTTTGTGATCTGGTCCCTCGTTATGCAGTTCATCTATCCGGCTGTCTGTCTATCATGATTATTATTTGCCAGTCCGGGGCGGGAGCAGAATGCGATAAGGTAACTCTACCGCACGCAAAAATGTAATCTCGTGCTGTGCTGGAGACCGCCTGGTCCCAGGGCTTTGCCTTGTTGCCTATCCTTATCATTGTGTCTTGTGTTTTGAAGAATTGCCTTAGCTAATCCAATTTAGATCCGGCTTGCAAAATATGATAGCGGTTGCACCCTGGAAATCGCCAAAATTTCCCCGTCAAAATCAGGATCAGAACTATAGCCAGGGCCAGACGCAGACTCCAAATCTAAGCgcttcatcctttccatcccctcGACCGCACAGCACTCCttgtccatcttcatcacctttGTCATCACCAAGCCAGAACGAAACCAAGCGTCGTGATTAATAGTGCAGAAGTCCAGGACAGGGAACTGAGAatggacgatgaagaacgTGAAAGTCTGCACTCTGGAGGTGGAACGGAAGAGCGATGGTTGGGTTATCATAATAAGGGGCTAGGAGCAGCAGGGCAAGGACGTCGGGATGATGgctgaaggaaagaggaagttgTTTTGAAGGTTAGGAAGAGTGATATCATTGTAAAGGGCATATTCTATTCTGTTGTATAAACGAATCACTGCGCATATCATCTTGCAATAAAGTGTGCAATCATCATTGTGAAAGGGCATTGTGTTTGAAATTCCGATGCTTGGAAATGCTCTGTGGAGATATGACGGCGAATTCCCTCATCCCTTCGCGTCATTGAAAGGGCACATAGAAAGGTACTTTCAAATCGTTCTATACAGTAAACGAAGCTCTAAAACGGGAGTGGACTGATTTTTCCCGTCAAGTACGTCAGGCGTGCGCATACGCATTTTTCTGTTTTCATTCTGCAGCTTCCGATTTTCCactccttgccttccttaTCTCCTTCACGTCTTTCGCTCATCTCTTGGGATCATCTCAAATGGAGCAGTTGGAAATGTCAAGCATGATCAGGATTACGTGATTTTATCAGTCACTCTACAAATCGGCATTTCCTTATCTTATCCTAATCGGCCGATCCCGAAATGCCGAGCTGTACGATCGGCATAACGGTTTCGTATAAAGAGTCGTGACCATATATGTAAATACACTTTACCAACCCAAGCTATTCTATAGGGAATGAAGCATGTATATAGAAATGTAAGAGAGTTTCTATCTCCGGAACTTTCCAATGAATATTTAGGTTCGGTTTAAATAATCCATCTTTAATGGATGTGTCCTATGAGCCACAGCGATGGTGCTGTTTTCAAGCGAAAGTCATCTATTTGCGCCATCAAAAGCGTGGTCCAATCCTTTACCCCAGGCAAAGGTAAGTCTGCTGAACTAAATCCTGAATACATTCATATCCATATTGTCTAACCTATATACAGTTCATCATTTCGTTATTTATATCACAGAAAAATCACAATGGGTCGAAACACTCGGGCCACTCTCTTGGCACATCTATGAAAGGTTCGATCTCACGTTtcgttctcttcttgcacTTGAGCTCCTTATTCTCGCTCCACACGCCCTCTTTTCTCTGGCCTCGCTTTCCTTCACTCATTACGCTCTTCGTTCAAGCGGCCCCATACAGCTTCTCCCGCATCGATCTCCTCTGgcgtcttccttcttgcaAAAACATGAAAATGTGAAAACCCGGGTATACTTTGGAGTCTCTACAGTTATTTTGTTAGCttagaaaaaaaagattaGAGGGAAGACCAAGGTGAAAAGGGGTATGGTGAGAGTGATGGGGTGACGGGTATGGTGAGAGTGATGGGGTGACATAAGgcaagagaaaggatgaaCAACAAAACACGAGAGACGAGAAATCATATCAGaatgagaaaagaagacaacTCACAGGCGGATTAACAAACCACAAACACTCCCAACCCCTCTCATCCCACAgccccttcaccatccgCCCCACTTCATGTCCCCCTTCGCTCTCATACGTCACACCCGCCCAACGGCGGAGGGATGGACCAGCGTGGGTGAGGTCGAGGGGGTACCACCCTTCAGCCGGGGGGACGTGGGGCTCCGGGTGGGTGGAGCTGCGACCGACGGGGTTTTGGTTTGCCAATGCGGATGCGACGGAGCTGGCTGTGAAATGGGTGGGAGTGGCGGAAGGAAGCGGTGTAGGCGGTGTGGGAAGACCCTTGCTTTTACCTTTATCGTTATCATCACTGGAGGCAACACGAGGTCCAGGCAAAAACGGCAAAACACCGGTGAATCCACCCAAGCCTTCTTGTTCAATCTTACTCCATTTGATGGGATCGTAGTCTACCAAATCTGGGTGGGCTATGGGTACCTACTCGTTGGTCATCAACTTTGCTCATTCCACATCTCGTGGGGGCGCTGTGACAGCGGGTAGGTAGTGGGCGAGggaagacaagaaggtggagaaagaCTCTTCTCGACTCACTCTTGACCAAACACAGTAATGCCTCACCCCATACGGGACACAATACGGCCAATCATTCGGTAGTACTGCATACTTCGATTCATCAAGTCCAGAGGCAGGGTCGTAGCGGAGGTACTCTGGCTCATGCCCTtcttctacttcttcttcttcttcctttggttTGCGATCGGATTTGGATTTAGAtttattcttcttcagcttggCTTCCAAAAGGTTCAATGACGAGAGGGAGACAAAACCGACTGAAGTGGGCGTCCCTGCACCAGAAGTTGTTCCCGAGTTTGGTACGCTCCCGCTTCCTGGGGTCGATGCTCCCGTTCCGGGcgtcgaggaggttgaATGGTCAACGTGAGGCCGGTCCAAGCTCGTCGAAAAATCATACGttcccttcatctcctcctcgcccgCCGCTTGACTGCCCccggcagcagcagcagcagcagaatcCGAGTTGACAGGGGTGTATGGAAACGGAAGTCGTGTTTGAGTGAGATATTTCTCTATCCGGGCTTCTATCAGCTGGCTGTTTTAGCACATGGCTTTTCTCTGTCTCTCTCTTGTTCGTCGTTCCAAACCAAAGGCGAGATGGGAAGTGAAACTAAGGGAAAGTGAATGGCAAGAGAGAGAAATGAGGGGAGCTAGACCGCGATCGATCCTAGTCCTActtggaagaggcagagacAGTGACAGTGAACATACCGGTTGAACCAAAGTTTGCCTTCATACTCTTACTCCACACGTCATACTTGTATTGCATCTCTTTATTCCGCATGAGCTGTTCTAACGTGCCCGTCTCTATTTGTGGTGTGGTAGTTAGTGCACCGAGAGGATGGATTGGCAGCAGATTCGTACTCACTAACGATTTCCTTGAGCTCACCCCACTCAAACATCCTGGGATAAgcatcgagctcttcgTTGGTAGGCAGACCGGTAATCTCCCTGGGCGGCGGGTGGATGGGTGGGCCGGGGTAGCGGGTGTCGTTGCTGTATATCACCTGTGACATTTCGTTGCTGTATACCACTTGCGACATTGTGCGTTGTTATAGTGaaggggggaggaggaggggttATATAGCTCCGCGAATTGGTTCCTGCGATAGAAGATTCAATCGAGATAGAAGCCTGGGATAGAAGCCTACCCGTcctttgacttctcacgAAAGGAACAAATCTCATGACGCATCCAGCACCCGTCGGACAGCCCCGGCCACGTTGCGCCCACGTGGAAAGAGTGGAGGCATCCGATACCGGCCGCGGCACTCGCGATTCTGTCGGCGTTAACTGCCTGCGTGGTTGTCAAAGATCACTAACTCCGATGGCAATGGTGCCACACTCCAGGCCTTACCGCGCCGAGCCATCGGCGTTTCCGTGTTTTTGGCGTATTGGGCCGCCCTCGCCGTGGATGTGGCGGAAAGTGTGCGGTGCGTGGATCAAGTGaatcttctctctcacgctctcctctcttcttcacacATCAAGCTACGTGAGTAAATCTAATTCATATCTTGCCTTTGCATTCTCAACTCACACCAACCACTGTAGATCCTCCAAAATGGTACGTCAAATTGCTCCGCAGTCCACCCTTCTTTCGTCCCATCCCACTTCGCGAGAACATCAGTGGAAGAACGAGAATGAGAAAGTTTTGCAGCGCGAGTGAACAAGGGCGTGGAGCGTCAAGTCGGGCGAGAAAGGGAGCGACAAAATGCTGGAAGGGATCAGGATACGATCAGATGGGATGGGACTGGGACTGGGACAAGGAACTTTGGAATGGAGAACAACCGACTGACTCTCAATTAGGCCGAGAAGACTGCCGCTGTCAACCCGATGAAGGAGCTCCGAATCGAGAAGCTCGTCATCAGTatgtcctcttctttttatCTATCCTT
This region of Cryptococcus neoformans var. neoformans B-3501A chromosome 10, whole genome shotgun sequence genomic DNA includes:
- a CDS encoding hypothetical protein (Match to ESTs gb|CF192759.1|CF192759, gb|CF191704.1|CF191704, gb|CF191039.1|CF191039; HMMPfam hit to Sugar_tr, Sugar (and other) transporter, score: 420.1, E(): 2.6e-123); the encoded protein is MGGGAAAGGDFDALLTQNQNGGWRGLFNNGRALGLACFASIGGVLYGYNQGVFGQVQVMYSFEQRYMATLDNTDTKGLLTSILELGAFLGALMAGPLADRFSRKFSISAWCIVFMMGTAIQTGANSNVACIYAGRWFAGMGIGALSMLVPMFNAELAPPGIRGSLVALQQLAITFGIMISYWIGYGTNYIGGTGAGQTTAAWRIPLGLQLVPALVLCVGREEECLTNLAMLRKSTEDAPEVQYEFRALQAERLVEREAAKERYGQEDVNFRVTMAEYKRLFTTKPLLHRLMLGAGCQTLQQWTGINAIIYYAPTIFEQIGLSGAGAGGTISLLATGIVGIVQFVFTIPAVLFVDNFGRKPLLAWGEANMGISHAIIAAIVAVYGDKFDTNKKAGNAAVFFIYWYIANFACTWGPLAWVVSAEVFPLDMRAKGMSVSSGANWIMNFTVAMVTPHMIESIGYKTYIVFMCFCVVGFLYAIFILPELKGLSLEEVDQLFHDTSGAEDRARRERIAAQIGLDKVANQIQHQEKANDSQV